In the genome of Oscarella lobularis chromosome 1, ooOscLobu1.1, whole genome shotgun sequence, one region contains:
- the LOC136194633 gene encoding uncharacterized protein isoform X1: protein MKRRHRLFLVVLLILRLVSEISSNCSLIHLIDRVTAQRECYAINGCYIDCIICIPLGQSKRGIGDDSCQVCNGNSRFYSLKSDGQSCDDNDLCTKDDQCKVGNCVGTAFTCKSCESCNGNGCTINSGHCVIDDTCYANDDVNPSEQCQACKSSSTSIQWTALTNDACNDGDTCTYDDKCTSTGICQGTLLNCNLDCQTCQGTSTCKITGCITSGGTCGCSILRNGVNVCYDYNAVNPDNQCQYCNIAATPTAWTNSLTQPCNDGIACTRDDTCNQGTCSGTDFSSECAVHTVSTNPCVQSTYCDGSNCLPVYHDSSEQCYSNQDDCDYPDLFCSGDKATCRFCDGSGSCTDVLNTKKPTTGVDITNALVSVFSALTPSQLLAPVQGTDGNPYLMLTDRQEIKVRFQGFQVPCDKVTIDWQLVDTANGDAVVYSSTGQISIASDVVHDVTVTGQFTLTNGGTYMIIATARNVRGTESFKNSDEILVDDTKPTMGVVYDGKQPQANQYLDIDYQSGTGSIAIHWDPSTIQDSESGINTDSFRIAVGLTAGGTDIKDYVESASKEITGLSLTHNTKYFATLRVYNQAGLFQTQSSDGVTVDTTAPVTGMLTIVKSASETSQIDYYTSPSRRIVATLLGCSDAESGILKITWTACTTNVNDPNDSACNTDGYQTYTCSDPADCLIDVTFQTSDRILHNGNFQSGYLYTLSLIIQNRALLTSTVDSNSVLADYDDPLGGTVFDGLVSDADYQFVNTSIDARWFGFSDDQSGLDFCQLAVYEEYLEPTKRLLSDFRNVPLSGNTTVSNLVLKAETTVYAVVRCFDKAGFYTDVASDGVFIDPYHPAATEILDIRYENSVNDENVDRDYQVEQSGVKSKWQVFPSASGMASCKWSLSSASDDDTQLGDVVPWQPISPTSTTNTYNIQLTVFVTNYAALSCTSRAGLSTTVFSDGIAVDNTYPIVGVVYDLCLDMCGLSTDIAYSSNVSALRFRWEGFYDAESGIEYYEWNYDRDCSKSFILSSFVDVGLVDEVVSDQSLDHNVLYCVTVAAVNGAGLKASNSTNGVLIDATPPAKVIVRDGANPSTDIDYQSSNTTFSFTWPLVTDSESYISRVEVALGAVPNGEDVGPLTDISTTSTSHSFENLSLGQNRVYYAKVCATNGARVTTCMHSDGVLIDVTPPANGVVIHGTVQPGVTYQANDEQIAAHWYGFKDLESSVKSFEWAIGTSPSLTDILNFTSVGSNVSFEAQLRLVNGGKYFVSVIGYNNAGLQVVSVSSGVVVDVTAPSPASVSIRLTWPSIPTGIVASWEDFIDVESDIWYYKWAIGTEQCGTQTQAYVNVGGNSSASTYDVEFASGLSYYASVAARNRAGLSSKSCSVGVLYDNSPPVTGTVRDGDGIVDIDYQSFGDSFSINWDPFVEIHSELDQCSVGIGSTDGGNADIHNFTPVLLEETSHQFSSLSLQHGFKYYGLVRCNNTKGLSATASSDGMTIDLTPPIPGEVRTRAFQISVDTINATWTSFTDDESFIEGYSWSISSGRALQQDVLNFTDVKLNTLASAVGLTLKDKQTYFVSVRAVNFAGLSSVSSSTGLLIDTSPPLAGRIYDGMNGDDVDFWYSDVVRLRL, encoded by the exons atgaagagacgacaccgtctttttcttgtcgtGCTTCTCATTCTGCGACTGGTTTCGGAAATCTCGTCAAATTGTTCGTTGATCCATCTAATTGATCGGGTCACGGCTCAGAGAGAATGCTATGCAATTAATGG TTGCTACATTGACTGCATCATCTGCATACCTTTAGGCCAATCAAAGAGGGGTATTGGCGACGATTCTTGTCAG GTCTGCAACGGAAATTCAAGATTTTACAGCTTAAAGTCTGACGGACAATcctgcgacgacaacgatctCTGCACGAAAGACGATCAGTGCAAAGTCGGCAACTGCGTCGGCACGGCGTTCACTTGCAAGTCATGCGAATCGTGCAACGGAAATGGCTGCACCATCAATAGCGGTCACTGCGTCATCGACGACACGTGCTatgccaacgacgacgtcaatccTTCCGAGCAATGCCAG GCGTGCAAGTCGTCGAGCACTAGTATCCAGTGGACAGCGCTGACAAATGACGCTTGCAACGACGGAGACACCTGCACCTACGACGACAAGTGCACGAGCACTGGTATATGCCAAGGCACGCTTCTGAACTGCAACCTTGATTGTCAGACGTGCCAGGGCACTTCTACATGTAAAATCACCGGTTGCATAACTTCGGGTGGAACGTGCGGATGCTCTATACTCAGGAACGGCGTCAACGTCTGCTACGACTATAACGCCGTCAATCCCGACAATCAGTGTCAGTATTGCAACATAGCAgcaacgccgacggcgtGGACGAACTCTCTGACGCAACCCTGCAACGATGGAATTGCGTGCACGCGAGACGACACGTGCAATCAAGGAACGTGCAGTGGAACCGATTTTAGCAGCGAGTGCGCCGTTCATACAGTGTCTACGAATCCCTGCGTGCAAAGCACGTATTGCGACGGTTCGAACTGTCTTCCGGTCTACCACGATTCGAGTGAACAATGCTACTCTAACCAAGATGACTGCGACTATCCGGACTTGTTTTGCAGCGGCGACAAGGCGACGTGTCGCTTCTGTGACGGCAGTGGTTCGTGCACCGATGTTCTAAACACGAAGAAGCCGACGACGGGAGTCGACATTACGAACGCTCTCGTGTCGGTTTTCTCCGCCCTGACGCCGTCTCAACTCCTCGCGCCCGTTCAAGGCACAGACGGAAATCCGTACCTGATGTTGACCGATAGGCAAGAGATCAAAGTGAGGTTTCAAGGTTTTCAAGTTCCGTGCGACAAAGTCACAATCGATTGGCAACTCGTCGACacggcaaacggcgacgccgtcgtctatTCGTCGACCGGCCAGATCAGTATTGCCAGTGACGTCGTtcacgacgtcaccgtcaccgGTCAGTTTACGTTgacgaacggcggcacgtaCATGATCatagcgacggcgagaaatgTGAGAGGAACCGAGAGCTTCAAGAATTCAGACGAAATTCTCGTTGACGATACCAAACCGACGATGGGTGTCGTCTATGACGGCAAGCAACCACAAGCAAACCAGTATCTCGACATTGACTATCAGTCCGGTACTGGCAGCATAGCCATTCACTGGGATCCGAGCACAATTCAGGATTCGGAAAGTGGGATCAATACTGATTCGTTTCGCATAGCTGTAGGCTTGACGGCCGGTGGCACCGACATCAAGGACTACGTCGAATCGGCCAGTAAAGAAATCACAGGCCTAAGCCTGACGCACAACACCAAATATTTTGCAACGCTTCGGGTGTACAATCAAGCGGGTCTCTTTCAAACTCAATCGTCGGATGGTGTCACCGTGGATACGACCGCTCCTGTGACAGGAATGCTTACCATTGTCAAGAGCGCGTCGGAAACGTCTCAAATTGACTATTACACGTCGCCGAGTCGTCGCATTGTCGCCACCCTTCTGGGCTGCAGCGATGCGGAAAGTGGAATTCTGAAAATTACGTGGACGGCGTGCACCACCAACGTCAATGACCCAAATGACTCGGCGTGCAACACGGACGGCTATCAAACGTACACTTGCTCTGATCCAGCAGATTGTCTCATAGACGTCACTTTCCAGACGTCAGATCGAATTCTCCACAACGGAAACTTTCAATCGGGGTACCTCTATACGCTTAGTCTAATTATTCAAAACAGAGCTCTTCTAACGAGCACTGTTGACTCAAATTCGGTCCTAGCGGACTATGACGACCCACTTGGCGGtaccgtcttcgacggcttGGTCTCCGACGCAGACTACCAGTTCGTTAATACTTCCATCGATGCCAGGTGGTTTGGATTTAGCGATGATCAGAGCGGCTTGGATTTCTGTCAATTGGCCGTGTACGAGGAATATCTCGAACCGACGAAACGGCTTCTGTCTGATTTCCGCAATGTGCCTCTTTCTGGAAATACGACCGTATCCAATCTAGTCTTGAAGGCTGAAACGACGGTCTATGCGGTGGTTAGGTGTTTCGACAAAGCCGGCTTCTACACGGACGTTGCTTCCGATGGGGTCTTCATCGATCCATATCACCCTGCGGCAACGGAGATCTTGGACATACGATACGAAAACAGCGTCAACGATGAGAACGTGGACAGAGACTATCAAGTGGAGCAGAGCGGCGTGAAATCCAAGTGGCAAGTGTTTCCGTCAGCAAGCGGAATGGCTTCTTGTAAATGGTCGCTCAGCTCCGCCAGTGACGACGATACACAACTAGGCGACGTCGTGCCCTGGCAACCTATTTCTCCCACGAGCACTACGAACACATATAATATTCAATTGACCGTCTTTGTGACGAACTATGCGGCTTTAAGCTGTACAAGTCGAGCCGGTTTATCTACCACTGTCTTCTCAGATGGAATCGCTGTGGATAATACCTATCCCATTGTCGGTGTTGTCTATGACTTGTGCCTCGATATGTGCGGACTTTCAACAGACATTGCGTACTCTTCAAATGTCAGCGCTTTGCGATTTCGATGGGAGGGTTTCtacgacgccgaaagcggGATCGAGTACTACGAATGGAATTACGATCGCGACTGCAGCAAATCCTTTATATTGAGcagcttcgtcgacgtcggcctAGTCGATGAAGTCGTATCGGATCAGTCGCTCGATCACAACGTCCTCTACtgcgtcaccgtcgccgccgtcaacggAGCCGGTTTGAAAGCGTCCAACTCAACGAACGGTGTGCtcatcgacgcgacgccgcccGCGAAGGTGatcgttcgcgacggcgcCAATCCTTCGACGGACATCGACTATCAGTCGTCTAATACGACGTTCTCCTTTACTTGGCCTCTCGTGACGGACTCTGAATCTTATATAAGTCGCGTGGAAGTCGCTTTGGGCGCAGTTCCTAATGGAGAGGATGTCGGGCCGTTGACGGACATtagcacgacgtcgacgtcacattCTTTCGAGAACCTCTCTCTCGGACAGAATCGAGTGTATTACGCAAAGGTTTGCGCGACCAACGGTGCACGAGTGACGACTTGCATGCATTCTGACGGCGTTCTCATCGATGTGACTCCGCCGGCAAACGGCGTCGTGATTCACGGCACGGTTCAGCCGGGAGTGACGTATcaggcgaacgacgagcagatCGCTGCTCACTGGTATGGATTCAAAGACTTGGAGAGTAGCGTCAAGTCTTTTGAATGGGCTATTGGAACCAGTCCAAGCCTCACTGATATTCTAAATTTCACATCGGTCGGCAGCAATGTTTCTTTCGAGGCTCAGTTACGCCTTGTAAATGGAGGAAAGTACTTTGTTTCAGTCATCGGCTACAATAACGCCGGTCTGCAAGTCGTTAGCGTGTCTAGCGGAGTTGTGGTCGACGTTACGGCCCCATCACCGGCCTCCGTTTCTATCAGACTTACATGGCCCTCGATTCCTACGGGAATAGTTGCGTCGTGGGAAGACTTTATTGACGTTGAAAGCGACATATGGTATTATAAATGGGCCATCGGTACCGAGCAATGCGGCACTCAAACGCAGGCGTacgtcaacgtcggcggcaattcgtcggcgtcgacttaCGACGTCGAGTTTGCTTCGGGTCTGAGCTACTACGCATCGGTCGCTGCAAGAAATCGAGCTGGCCTCTCTTCGAAGAGTTGCTCAGTCGGCGTTTTGTACGACAATAGTCCGCCCGTTACAGGCACAGTTCGTGACGGAGATGGCATCGTTGACATCGACTATCAGTCTTTTGGAGATTCGTTTTCCATCAATTGGGATCCGTTTGTAGAGATTCACAGCGAGTTAGACCAATGTTCTGTTGGTATTGGAAGCACAGACGGCGGCAATGCAGACATTCACAATTTCACTCCCGTTCTGCTGGAGGAAACTAGTCACCAATTTTCGTCACTTTCCCTGCAGCACGGTTTCAAGTACTACGGTCTCGTTCGCTGCAATAATACCAAAGGACTATCAGCTACTGCTTCGTCCGACGGAATGACTATTGATTTGACGCCTCCCATACCAGGCGAAGTTCGCACTCGTGCTTTCCAGATTTCCGTTGACACCATCAACGCCACCTGGACCAGTTTTACTGACGATGAAAGTTTTATTGAAGGATATTCTTGGTCAATAAGCAGCGGGCGAGCTTTGCAGCAAGACGTCTTGAATTTCACCGACGTAAAGCTTAACACCTTAGCGTCAGCCGTGGGACTTACGTTGAAAGATAAGCAAACATACTTTGTATCAGTTAGAGCGGTCAACTTTGCAGGATTGTCGTCTGTAAGCAGTTCGACTGGATTGCTTATTGACACGTCGCCTCCTTTGGCTGGTAGAATCTATGACGGAATGAACGGCGATGATGTTGACTTCTGGTACAGTGACGTAGTGAGGCTGAGACTGTGA
- the LOC136194633 gene encoding uncharacterized protein isoform X2 produces MQLMGQSKRGIGDDSCQVCNGNSRFYSLKSDGQSCDDNDLCTKDDQCKVGNCVGTAFTCKSCESCNGNGCTINSGHCVIDDTCYANDDVNPSEQCQACKSSSTSIQWTALTNDACNDGDTCTYDDKCTSTGICQGTLLNCNLDCQTCQGTSTCKITGCITSGGTCGCSILRNGVNVCYDYNAVNPDNQCQYCNIAATPTAWTNSLTQPCNDGIACTRDDTCNQGTCSGTDFSSECAVHTVSTNPCVQSTYCDGSNCLPVYHDSSEQCYSNQDDCDYPDLFCSGDKATCRFCDGSGSCTDVLNTKKPTTGVDITNALVSVFSALTPSQLLAPVQGTDGNPYLMLTDRQEIKVRFQGFQVPCDKVTIDWQLVDTANGDAVVYSSTGQISIASDVVHDVTVTGQFTLTNGGTYMIIATARNVRGTESFKNSDEILVDDTKPTMGVVYDGKQPQANQYLDIDYQSGTGSIAIHWDPSTIQDSESGINTDSFRIAVGLTAGGTDIKDYVESASKEITGLSLTHNTKYFATLRVYNQAGLFQTQSSDGVTVDTTAPVTGMLTIVKSASETSQIDYYTSPSRRIVATLLGCSDAESGILKITWTACTTNVNDPNDSACNTDGYQTYTCSDPADCLIDVTFQTSDRILHNGNFQSGYLYTLSLIIQNRALLTSTVDSNSVLADYDDPLGGTVFDGLVSDADYQFVNTSIDARWFGFSDDQSGLDFCQLAVYEEYLEPTKRLLSDFRNVPLSGNTTVSNLVLKAETTVYAVVRCFDKAGFYTDVASDGVFIDPYHPAATEILDIRYENSVNDENVDRDYQVEQSGVKSKWQVFPSASGMASCKWSLSSASDDDTQLGDVVPWQPISPTSTTNTYNIQLTVFVTNYAALSCTSRAGLSTTVFSDGIAVDNTYPIVGVVYDLCLDMCGLSTDIAYSSNVSALRFRWEGFYDAESGIEYYEWNYDRDCSKSFILSSFVDVGLVDEVVSDQSLDHNVLYCVTVAAVNGAGLKASNSTNGVLIDATPPAKVIVRDGANPSTDIDYQSSNTTFSFTWPLVTDSESYISRVEVALGAVPNGEDVGPLTDISTTSTSHSFENLSLGQNRVYYAKVCATNGARVTTCMHSDGVLIDVTPPANGVVIHGTVQPGVTYQANDEQIAAHWYGFKDLESSVKSFEWAIGTSPSLTDILNFTSVGSNVSFEAQLRLVNGGKYFVSVIGYNNAGLQVVSVSSGVVVDVTAPSPASVSIRLTWPSIPTGIVASWEDFIDVESDIWYYKWAIGTEQCGTQTQAYVNVGGNSSASTYDVEFASGLSYYASVAARNRAGLSSKSCSVGVLYDNSPPVTGTVRDGDGIVDIDYQSFGDSFSINWDPFVEIHSELDQCSVGIGSTDGGNADIHNFTPVLLEETSHQFSSLSLQHGFKYYGLVRCNNTKGLSATASSDGMTIDLTPPIPGEVRTRAFQISVDTINATWTSFTDDESFIEGYSWSISSGRALQQDVLNFTDVKLNTLASAVGLTLKDKQTYFVSVRAVNFAGLSSVSSSTGLLIDTSPPLAGRIYDGMNGDDVDFWYSDVVRLRL; encoded by the exons ATGCAATTAATGG GCCAATCAAAGAGGGGTATTGGCGACGATTCTTGTCAG GTCTGCAACGGAAATTCAAGATTTTACAGCTTAAAGTCTGACGGACAATcctgcgacgacaacgatctCTGCACGAAAGACGATCAGTGCAAAGTCGGCAACTGCGTCGGCACGGCGTTCACTTGCAAGTCATGCGAATCGTGCAACGGAAATGGCTGCACCATCAATAGCGGTCACTGCGTCATCGACGACACGTGCTatgccaacgacgacgtcaatccTTCCGAGCAATGCCAG GCGTGCAAGTCGTCGAGCACTAGTATCCAGTGGACAGCGCTGACAAATGACGCTTGCAACGACGGAGACACCTGCACCTACGACGACAAGTGCACGAGCACTGGTATATGCCAAGGCACGCTTCTGAACTGCAACCTTGATTGTCAGACGTGCCAGGGCACTTCTACATGTAAAATCACCGGTTGCATAACTTCGGGTGGAACGTGCGGATGCTCTATACTCAGGAACGGCGTCAACGTCTGCTACGACTATAACGCCGTCAATCCCGACAATCAGTGTCAGTATTGCAACATAGCAgcaacgccgacggcgtGGACGAACTCTCTGACGCAACCCTGCAACGATGGAATTGCGTGCACGCGAGACGACACGTGCAATCAAGGAACGTGCAGTGGAACCGATTTTAGCAGCGAGTGCGCCGTTCATACAGTGTCTACGAATCCCTGCGTGCAAAGCACGTATTGCGACGGTTCGAACTGTCTTCCGGTCTACCACGATTCGAGTGAACAATGCTACTCTAACCAAGATGACTGCGACTATCCGGACTTGTTTTGCAGCGGCGACAAGGCGACGTGTCGCTTCTGTGACGGCAGTGGTTCGTGCACCGATGTTCTAAACACGAAGAAGCCGACGACGGGAGTCGACATTACGAACGCTCTCGTGTCGGTTTTCTCCGCCCTGACGCCGTCTCAACTCCTCGCGCCCGTTCAAGGCACAGACGGAAATCCGTACCTGATGTTGACCGATAGGCAAGAGATCAAAGTGAGGTTTCAAGGTTTTCAAGTTCCGTGCGACAAAGTCACAATCGATTGGCAACTCGTCGACacggcaaacggcgacgccgtcgtctatTCGTCGACCGGCCAGATCAGTATTGCCAGTGACGTCGTtcacgacgtcaccgtcaccgGTCAGTTTACGTTgacgaacggcggcacgtaCATGATCatagcgacggcgagaaatgTGAGAGGAACCGAGAGCTTCAAGAATTCAGACGAAATTCTCGTTGACGATACCAAACCGACGATGGGTGTCGTCTATGACGGCAAGCAACCACAAGCAAACCAGTATCTCGACATTGACTATCAGTCCGGTACTGGCAGCATAGCCATTCACTGGGATCCGAGCACAATTCAGGATTCGGAAAGTGGGATCAATACTGATTCGTTTCGCATAGCTGTAGGCTTGACGGCCGGTGGCACCGACATCAAGGACTACGTCGAATCGGCCAGTAAAGAAATCACAGGCCTAAGCCTGACGCACAACACCAAATATTTTGCAACGCTTCGGGTGTACAATCAAGCGGGTCTCTTTCAAACTCAATCGTCGGATGGTGTCACCGTGGATACGACCGCTCCTGTGACAGGAATGCTTACCATTGTCAAGAGCGCGTCGGAAACGTCTCAAATTGACTATTACACGTCGCCGAGTCGTCGCATTGTCGCCACCCTTCTGGGCTGCAGCGATGCGGAAAGTGGAATTCTGAAAATTACGTGGACGGCGTGCACCACCAACGTCAATGACCCAAATGACTCGGCGTGCAACACGGACGGCTATCAAACGTACACTTGCTCTGATCCAGCAGATTGTCTCATAGACGTCACTTTCCAGACGTCAGATCGAATTCTCCACAACGGAAACTTTCAATCGGGGTACCTCTATACGCTTAGTCTAATTATTCAAAACAGAGCTCTTCTAACGAGCACTGTTGACTCAAATTCGGTCCTAGCGGACTATGACGACCCACTTGGCGGtaccgtcttcgacggcttGGTCTCCGACGCAGACTACCAGTTCGTTAATACTTCCATCGATGCCAGGTGGTTTGGATTTAGCGATGATCAGAGCGGCTTGGATTTCTGTCAATTGGCCGTGTACGAGGAATATCTCGAACCGACGAAACGGCTTCTGTCTGATTTCCGCAATGTGCCTCTTTCTGGAAATACGACCGTATCCAATCTAGTCTTGAAGGCTGAAACGACGGTCTATGCGGTGGTTAGGTGTTTCGACAAAGCCGGCTTCTACACGGACGTTGCTTCCGATGGGGTCTTCATCGATCCATATCACCCTGCGGCAACGGAGATCTTGGACATACGATACGAAAACAGCGTCAACGATGAGAACGTGGACAGAGACTATCAAGTGGAGCAGAGCGGCGTGAAATCCAAGTGGCAAGTGTTTCCGTCAGCAAGCGGAATGGCTTCTTGTAAATGGTCGCTCAGCTCCGCCAGTGACGACGATACACAACTAGGCGACGTCGTGCCCTGGCAACCTATTTCTCCCACGAGCACTACGAACACATATAATATTCAATTGACCGTCTTTGTGACGAACTATGCGGCTTTAAGCTGTACAAGTCGAGCCGGTTTATCTACCACTGTCTTCTCAGATGGAATCGCTGTGGATAATACCTATCCCATTGTCGGTGTTGTCTATGACTTGTGCCTCGATATGTGCGGACTTTCAACAGACATTGCGTACTCTTCAAATGTCAGCGCTTTGCGATTTCGATGGGAGGGTTTCtacgacgccgaaagcggGATCGAGTACTACGAATGGAATTACGATCGCGACTGCAGCAAATCCTTTATATTGAGcagcttcgtcgacgtcggcctAGTCGATGAAGTCGTATCGGATCAGTCGCTCGATCACAACGTCCTCTACtgcgtcaccgtcgccgccgtcaacggAGCCGGTTTGAAAGCGTCCAACTCAACGAACGGTGTGCtcatcgacgcgacgccgcccGCGAAGGTGatcgttcgcgacggcgcCAATCCTTCGACGGACATCGACTATCAGTCGTCTAATACGACGTTCTCCTTTACTTGGCCTCTCGTGACGGACTCTGAATCTTATATAAGTCGCGTGGAAGTCGCTTTGGGCGCAGTTCCTAATGGAGAGGATGTCGGGCCGTTGACGGACATtagcacgacgtcgacgtcacattCTTTCGAGAACCTCTCTCTCGGACAGAATCGAGTGTATTACGCAAAGGTTTGCGCGACCAACGGTGCACGAGTGACGACTTGCATGCATTCTGACGGCGTTCTCATCGATGTGACTCCGCCGGCAAACGGCGTCGTGATTCACGGCACGGTTCAGCCGGGAGTGACGTATcaggcgaacgacgagcagatCGCTGCTCACTGGTATGGATTCAAAGACTTGGAGAGTAGCGTCAAGTCTTTTGAATGGGCTATTGGAACCAGTCCAAGCCTCACTGATATTCTAAATTTCACATCGGTCGGCAGCAATGTTTCTTTCGAGGCTCAGTTACGCCTTGTAAATGGAGGAAAGTACTTTGTTTCAGTCATCGGCTACAATAACGCCGGTCTGCAAGTCGTTAGCGTGTCTAGCGGAGTTGTGGTCGACGTTACGGCCCCATCACCGGCCTCCGTTTCTATCAGACTTACATGGCCCTCGATTCCTACGGGAATAGTTGCGTCGTGGGAAGACTTTATTGACGTTGAAAGCGACATATGGTATTATAAATGGGCCATCGGTACCGAGCAATGCGGCACTCAAACGCAGGCGTacgtcaacgtcggcggcaattcgtcggcgtcgacttaCGACGTCGAGTTTGCTTCGGGTCTGAGCTACTACGCATCGGTCGCTGCAAGAAATCGAGCTGGCCTCTCTTCGAAGAGTTGCTCAGTCGGCGTTTTGTACGACAATAGTCCGCCCGTTACAGGCACAGTTCGTGACGGAGATGGCATCGTTGACATCGACTATCAGTCTTTTGGAGATTCGTTTTCCATCAATTGGGATCCGTTTGTAGAGATTCACAGCGAGTTAGACCAATGTTCTGTTGGTATTGGAAGCACAGACGGCGGCAATGCAGACATTCACAATTTCACTCCCGTTCTGCTGGAGGAAACTAGTCACCAATTTTCGTCACTTTCCCTGCAGCACGGTTTCAAGTACTACGGTCTCGTTCGCTGCAATAATACCAAAGGACTATCAGCTACTGCTTCGTCCGACGGAATGACTATTGATTTGACGCCTCCCATACCAGGCGAAGTTCGCACTCGTGCTTTCCAGATTTCCGTTGACACCATCAACGCCACCTGGACCAGTTTTACTGACGATGAAAGTTTTATTGAAGGATATTCTTGGTCAATAAGCAGCGGGCGAGCTTTGCAGCAAGACGTCTTGAATTTCACCGACGTAAAGCTTAACACCTTAGCGTCAGCCGTGGGACTTACGTTGAAAGATAAGCAAACATACTTTGTATCAGTTAGAGCGGTCAACTTTGCAGGATTGTCGTCTGTAAGCAGTTCGACTGGATTGCTTATTGACACGTCGCCTCCTTTGGCTGGTAGAATCTATGACGGAATGAACGGCGATGATGTTGACTTCTGGTACAGTGACGTAGTGAGGCTGAGACTGTGA